In Thermococcus sp. 21S7, the genomic window AAAAGCTGGTTACATTGTTCTCAAAAGCGTGAGTGATGAGAAAGTTCACGATTTCCCGGTAAGTCTGGAAAAGCCCATCTAATCCTTCGGGTGTTCCCTTGAGTTTGAATTTTGCCGTGAGTTTAATTGTCTCTGAGGGCATTCTTTACCGCCTCAACGAGGCGTTTTTTCTTGCGAGAACGAGCCCCGTAAAGCTTTCCAGCGAAGGATGTTATGATGGCTAATAAGTCCTCAACAAGTTCTTTTTCTGGTGTTTTCTCCTCATCGTCGAAGATTACTTCAATCTCAACGCCGTGAGAGTTAAAGTATTGTTCGAGGTATTTGAAGCCGAAGCGGGTAAGCCTGTCCCGGTAAGTTATGATTACCTTGGTCACTTCTCCGCTCTCGACGAGTTTGAAGAGCTGTTTTAATCCTCTCCTGTTCTCGTTCAATCCAGAGGAAATGTCGGTGAGGATTTTGGCCACTTGATAACCTCTGGATGAGGAGTAATTCTTAAGGTATTCAACTTGTCTTTCTAAGTCTTCCTTCTGGTCCCGGCTTGAAACTCTTGCGTAAATCACGACCTTATCAGGGATTTTACCCTCAAGAATCCTCTTAATTTCGCTTTCTGGAACTCGGTATTCTTTGCCAACCCGATATGCTTTAATCTCGCCGGATTTTATTTTCCTAATTAGTGTCGGCTTGCTGATGCCTAAGAGTTGTGAGGCCTTGCCCGTCCGATAAAGCCTCATACCCCACTCCACCAAAATGAATTATAAAATAAAAACACTTAAACTTTACGCTTTTAACTATCTATGAAACAGCCCCTGGGAAGGCTGGTTCCAACTGTCGAGGAGGTTCTACGCTCCTTTCAGGATGTCCTTCTAAACGCCGACGTTAAGGAGATTGAAGCCGTTGAGGGAACTCTAAAACTCGTCGAGAGACGCGGAGTTCTTGAAAACACCGTGTTTTCCGCCGAGAATCCGGATATAGTGAAGGCCATCATGAGGGAGTGTCCGGAATGCAAGGTTGGGTTCTCGATAGTCGGGTATTCCTCGGTTTTCTGGATACCGCGTCTTAGGGGCATGGGTTCAATCCACGTACCGATAGACGCGGTCTCGTACATCGGCTATCGGCCGCTGGTGATCCTCCTACGAACCCTCAGGAGGCGCGGACTGAAGGTCTACCTCTGGAACTACAGGATGAATGAATTGGCCTGGGTTCCCAGGCTCCTGCCCCTGGCGGATGCTGTTATCTCCGATGATCCCGCCAGGCTGAGGAAAGGTTTTTACGTCTGAGACCTATCAGAGAGAGGCGATGCTCATGTGGGAACGCGATAAGGTTATCATCCTTGGACACAGGGGCTACATGAGCGCCTATCCCGAGAACAGTCTCCTGGCCTTCCGGAAGGCCGTGGAGGCGGGCGCGGATGGAATCGAGCTGGACGTATGGTTGACCCGGGACGGAAGGGTCGTCGTCATGCACGACGAGAGCATAGACAGAACGAGCAACATGAGCGGAAACCAGAAGAACATGACGCTGGAGGAGCTGAAGAAGGCCGACATAGGCGGGGGCGAAAGAATTCCGACGCTTGAGGAGGTTTTTGACGCCCTTCCGGAGGATGCGCTCATCAACATTGAACTCAAAGACGTCGATGCGGCGGGGGAGGTCGCTAAAATCGTGGCCAGGAACGGCCCTGAAAGGGTCATGGTGTCATCCTTCATCGTAGATGCACTCAGGGAATACAGGAAGCACGATAAGAGGGTCGTGATGGGCCTTCTGATAGATCGGGAAGAAGTCGTCCCCCTTATTCCGCAGCTGAAGGCGGAGCTCAATCTATGGTCAATAAACGTCCCCGTGGAAGCGATACCCCTCATCGGGTTTGAAAAGACTGTTCAGGCTCTTAGCTGGGCGCGCTCCCTCTGTCTCAGGGTTGCTCTCTGGACCGAGAACGACGTTCTGTTCTACCGGGACGACAACCTGGCCAAGCTCAGGGGGCTGTTCGACGTCGTTATAGCGAACGATGTGGAGAGAATGATGGAGTATCTTAAAACGCTTGGGCTCAGGTGAAACTTTTAAGATTCCCTTCCTTACTTCATACGGTGAGGATATGCGGTTGGGTCCGCTCCTGGTACTCGCGGCCATCGTCCTGATGCTGGCCGCCGCAATGGTGCCTCCTGTGAGGTACGCTCCCCCGCCCCGGTTGCGCGTGGATTCCAACATCTACGACTTCACGGAGGAGCTTGAGGCGCACAACGTAACGAAGCCCTATCTATGTGAGCCCGCCGAGAGGATTCTCGTTACGTGCCGCATTCGCTCCAACTGGGAGCTGAACAGAATCATTGCGGCGCTTGATGGGTTTCCACACTTCCCTATAGAACTCGACGATGGCTACGACGAAACAGATGTCATCGTTTTCAACAAAAGCGAGTTCTACTCCGCCCTTCCGTATACATGCATCCCCAGGGGAACCGTTGAGAAACATCCCGACCTGGACAGGGAACGGCTGGAGGGGGAGCTGGAAGCCTACCGCGAGCTGGAAGGTCTCATCGATGACCCCGTCGAGAAGGAGTTCGTTCACAATCGCACCGTTGAGCTGGAGGCGCTCCTCGGATTGAGGCAGAGGGAGCCGGTCTGCAACGCAACGTTCGCCCGCGTCATCCTGACGTACCCCGTAAGGAGGGAGAGCAACGCACCCCTGATGGCGGCCCTGTGGACGGGCGTCATCCTCACGGGAACTGCCGGGCTGGTGATGGTATGGAGGGAAAGAAGGCTCTGATACTTGCGGTGGCCCCGTTCGTGATCTTCATAATCCTGGGCTCGATATTCGTCGGCACATACTACAGGGAGACGTCCCTGGCCCGTGAACAGGTCTCCGCGATGGACGAACTTGAGGGGATTGGAGAGGAGAACGTCCCCTGGGGCGGGCTCTGCAACATTGTGAACATATACGTCACGGTGAGGGACCGGGAGGATGCCGCAAGGCTGGAGGAGTTTCTAAGGGATGGGGGAATAGGGGTTTCGGTTTCGAGGCACGGTGAGGGGTTTATATCGATGACCGGCAGGGTCGCACTCAGGGACGTTGAAGGGATTGTGGAGAAAAGCCGGGAGAACGGATGGGTGGCGGTGTATCACAACAACTCCGATTTCTGCACCAGGACAGTTTCCGAACTTGAAAGGGAGAACCGGATAATATCCGCCCACCTGGATAAACTCTCCCCCGAGAGCAGGGAAGTTCTCACCGGAATTATGGAGAGAAACCGCAGGAACATTGAGGAAATTGAAAGCGAGATGAGACTGTGGGCGGATTTGAACATCATGGTCGATTCCGGTCCCGCATCCACACCCGAAAGCTTCCACGACCTGTCAGGCTTCCTGGCGACGTGGGGCGTTGTGCTGGGAATGGTGTTCCTTCTTCACGGCATCTTTAAGAGAAGATAGAGTCATCCGCCCTTCTTTTTCATAAGCTCCTGCACCCATCCGGGAATCTGGCAGCTTCCTGAAAGCTTGGCGTTGAGTTTCCGGATTTCAGATTTTCCTAAGGGGTCTATCACCTTGCCAATAATCCGTATCTCCTTGGGGCTGAAGTCCTCCCCAATCATGATGGTGACGTTGCCGGACATCATGGTGTCGTCCTTTCCCGGGAAGAGCCTCACCGTGTAGCGGTAGGTTCTGCTCAGCTCGTCGCCACCGATCTCCATTCCCGTACCCACGGCCCTGAGGGCGAACTTCACGGGGTCATACGATGTCAGCACGGAGCGCTCTGCTTCTGAAACGTTCATCGTGACGGTTTTCTCGCTTCCATTGATAATAATCCGCTGGACGAGGCTGTCTCCTGTAAGCACTGTCCACCACTCAACACCGTCCTTTTTCCCGTGGAAGAAGTAAGTACCGTTGAAGTAACCACCGTCAATGGTCGAATTGACGGAAATGTTCCCCCGGACGAGGCTTATGCGCTCCTCGTAGGAATAGCAGTTCAGGGCCCCCAGCCTTGAGAGTATCTTGGCCTTGTAGTTCACCGGAGTGTCTGTGGAACCTCCTTTTCCGCGGAGGTAAGCTGCCCCGGCCCCGACCGCGATGAGTAGGATGATGACGAGCGCTAACATCCTTCGGTCCACCGTATCACCCCCAGATCTCCATGAAACCGCGTCTAAAATATCTTTTGGTTCATCCCTTTAACGCTTCGAACTTCTGGAGGAATATCCTGAGGTCTGTCTTGAAGGGTTCTTCAGCGCGCTCTATCTCTCCCCTGAGGAGCTGGAGGAAACTCTCTTCATCCGCTGCTTCCTCCCATAGGCGTCTCACGAGGTTCTCCAGTTTCTCGTGGTATTCCACGTACGGCCTCGCTTCAAACAGGGCCTCTTCCAGCTTCACATCTCATCCCTCCGTTTGAACCAGTAGTACCAGAGCCGGCCGACGTCCTCGGCCTGACCCATTATCAGGAAGTAGCGGAGTATCGCGAGGTTCACGAGTATGAGCAGTATGAGGATAATGTTGTACGCCGGAACCTCGCGGCTCAGGAAGGCGTAGTAGTCCCAGACGAAGTGCAGGAGCATCGCGAGGAGGAAGTACGGCGTGACCGAGTCCACCTTCCCCTCGGCCTTCATCCCGTAGCCAACGCCTATAACCGCGCTCCAGGCGCCGTGGGCGAGGGGCGTTAGGAAAGCCCTCACGATGGTTACCGAAACGCCGTATCCCAGCCCGTAGAGGAAGTTCTCAGTCGCGGCGAAGCCCAGCCCGGCGGCAACGCCGTAGACGAGGCCATCCATTATGCCGTCCATCTGACCGGCTCTAAACGGCCACCTGATGGCCAGGGCCTTTGCCGGCTCTTCAACGATTCCCGCAACCATCGCCACGTAGAAGGCCGTCGTCGGGAGAACCGGGGCCACGGCCCCTCCCAGCGTCAGGACGCTCTCTATTATGTAGGCTATGCCGACTGAGACCGTCGCTCCCAGCAGGAAGGTCCCTATGACGTACCTCCTGGGCTCGGGCTCGTACCTGTCGGCGTGATAGAAGTACCAGAGTACCACCAGGGCCGGAGCGTATGCGAAGAACACTATAGCACTGAGGAAATCCATACCTCACTTCACCAAAAGAAATTGGGGGACTGAAAATTTAAAGGTTTAGCATTTTCCAAGGAGTTCCTCCAGGTTAAGTCCCTGCTCCTTCAGGTAGTTAACGAGGGTCTCCGGGGGTTTCACCGAAACCGCGTTGACGTTCCTTATCTCTATCGTTATCTCGTCCACCCATCTTTCGCTTCCCTTCCGGTAGTACGCCTTCTGGGTTATCCCCACCGGGACGAGGTCCTTGGTCAGCTTAACCGTCATGGTACCGCTGTAGTCCTTCTCGCTCCCGCCTTCTCTCCAGATCGTGTGGTTGACCGTGATGAGGTAGTAGCCGCCCTCCGTCGTCACGGTCGCGTTTTCAAGCGGAAAATTCCTCCACAGGCTGTCGAGGAGGGTTGAGTTCACCTCCGGACCATTGCCGTCTTCGTAGCATGAAAACTGCCAGTTCACGAGGCCGCTCTTGTTCGTCAGGGTTACGAAACCTGCCTTGGTGGTGTAGTAATAGATGGCATAGACCATCTCCCCCGTCCTGCTGGCCACGGTGGCCGAGGACTTCATCTCGTTTTCCCTGTCTATGGCAACGGAGGAGTGAAGCGTCGCAACGAGTTTGGTTCCGTTGTACGTTTTAATGTCCATGATGTACTCATAGCTCTTTATCCCCGCAACGGCGCTCTCAAGCTGCTCCTTCGTAAAGGGCAGATTTGGAGTCGTCGTTGTGGTGGTCGTCGGACTGCCTCCTCCCGAGGAGATGCAGCCGGATACGAGAACCGTGAGAATGAGCATCAAGCCGATGATTCCGGGGTATACCTTTCTCATTTCATCACCCGGAGAATAGTTCCGCTTCCGGTATTAAAACCTTGGCATCAGAGCGAGCCCAAGACCCTGATCAAGTCGGCGAGTCTGCCGAAGTCCAGGAGTTCGTCGTCCAACGGGACTAGGGTCCTAGCACCGGAGAGGTCACACGTCCTGAGGAAGGGGGAGACTATCTCCCTGAGCACGTCGTTTCCGTACGCCCATGGGCTGAACGCGGGCAGAACTATCAGTTCCTCACCCATCAGGAAGACGGGCACCTTGAGGAGTGCCCCCACCTCATCCCGGAGCCGTATGGCGGGATGCTCATGCCCTATGATGAAGCGCTCTCCATCGACGAGTTTGTGACCGTGAACCAGCTTCCAGTGCCCGAGTTCCAGCTCATCGACGACCTCAACGCCCAGCTCCCTGAGCCAGAGCGTTCCCACGTCGTGGTTTCCCCTCACTAGGATCAGCTCGTCAACCAAAGGCCCAACCTCTTCAACGAACGCCCTCAGCTCTTCCCTCTCCCGCCATTCGGGCACGAAGGAGTGCTTCAGGTCGCCGTCCACAACGAGGGTTTTTGGCCTTTCCCTCTCTAGGAGGGACTTCAGCCTCCCCACGACCTCGGTGAACACCCTCGGCAGGTAAAAGCCCTCCCTTGCCATGCTGACCTCGTAGCCCAGATGCAGGTCTGCTATGATGAGCGCCCTTCCGAGTTTCAGGGCCTTTTCGGGCAGCGGTGTGGGTCTCATGTGTTGAAGTTTGGCCTTCGGCTTTTAAACTTTGTTAGGGCAACCGAAAAGGTTTTAAATCTGCCCACCAAAGGAACAATGGTGAGTAAAAATGCCCTACATTGGTTTCGCCAAGAGCCCCTACGGGCCGGCAAAAACTTACGAAGTTTTGATGAGGGAGCTTGAGAAACTGGGGTTCAGGGTGTTCTTCTCCAAGCACCACTGGATGGGAGACGCTCCCTTTGGGCTCATAGTGGCTGAGACGGATAAAGGAAACGTGGCGATAAGGTGGAACCTCTCGGGGGAGGTTGACCTGAGACTTGAGAAAGTCGAGGGCGGGGACTTCGAAGAATTCGTGGAGGATACGATGGAGTACCTCACGGGCGACTGATCTGACCTCATCCCAGCTAAAGGGCGAGGATTTCAGGGAGAAATGTAGTGAATCCCTGTCCGGTTCATGAGTTCCCTCACTTCGTCTATTCCCAGCAGTGCGTAATCCCTGTCCATGGGGGGAGCGGTGTAGCCTATGTATGAACCGTTGACGAATCTCCAGTTTCCTATCTGTTTGAAGTAGACGTCCTTCCTTTCTGTTGAACTCTTGCTGAGCCATACCTCGACCGTCAGGACCTCCGGTTTCTTTGTGAAATTGACTGCGAGGACTCCGTATCTAAGGACTCCGTTGTCGCAGTCCTGGACATCGGAATCGAGACCGAGAGCTTTCAACGTCCCCCCGTCTATCTCGTACACCGTCAGCTTGCCCCTCCCGTCGAACGAATAGAGAAATGCCACCATACAGTCCGTCAGTATTCTGTCCTCCACCATGAACTGCCATCCCGTGGAATTGGACGGCTTCTGAGTTCCAACGTACACGGCGCTGACCTTGGGAACCTGGGGAGTAACACCGCCGATAAGGTTGTCCCTGAGGGGCCCCCATGCCACGAGCAGCACGATGGCGAATGCTACAACCACGATCACCATAACCTTGTTTGCCATGCTCCCGACCACTACACTCTATAACCTAATGAATTAATAAGAATTTCCTAAGCGCCGGCTCTTAACGTTCTCAATGACGTCGAATATGCTCCACAGGTCCCTTATCACGTGGAGGTGCGGGATCAGCGCGAGCCTCTCACGGTTCTTTTCAACGAACCTGGCGCTGAACGGGAAGTAGTACCAGACGTACTCCGTGTTCTCATCGCCGTGCCCTATGAAGCGCCAGGGCTTGTCGTCAACCCAGACGAATATCTCGTCCCCGTACTTCTCCCGAACCCTTCTGAAGGCCTCCTCTATGGTCATCTCGCGACCGAAAACTATAACGTCGTCGAACAGGTCGTAGATGCCCATCTCCTTGAGCCTTCGGACCTTCATGCCGTCGATGAAGTCCTCGGCCGAGAAAGAGATGACCGTGTGGCCCTCCTCCTTGAGTTTCTTCAGCAGTTCCGGGGCATCGTCGAGGGGCCTGCTCAGCTTTGCCCTCTCCTCAAACCAGGTCTCGAAGAACTTCGTGCGCAGAAAGAACGGGGGCTTTGAGGTCTTTTTGTGGCTACCGAACGTGGGTCTCTCAAAGTAGTTCTCCAACTTAGTGAGGGCTTTGGCCCAGAATCCCTTGAAGGGCAGCCAGCGGTAGCGTCTCTCCAGGGCCCGTCTGAAGGCCTCCTCAATGCACGAGTAAGTGTCCGCCAGTGTTCCATCGAAGTCGAAGGCTATTATCATGATGACCCCTCCCAAAGCTCTCCAATCTGGCCTTTAAGGGTTTTTCCTTCCGCCCGAAACACAAAGCATATAATCCTCCCCGAACTATCTTCAATGACTGTCTTAAAGCTTAGAGGGTGATAGGCATGGGAAGGCACTACCTCCCCAACGCTGCGCATAAGGAAGAACTTGCCAGGGAGATTGGTTTCTCCTCCGTTGAGGACCTCTTTTCCGACGTTCCAAAAGGCATGGTCAAGGAGTTCAACCTTCCGGAGGGTAAGAGCGAATACGAGGTTTTTCTCGAACTCAACGAGGTTCTCTCCAAGAACAGAACCGTTCTTGAGATGCCCAGCTTCCTCGGAGCCGGGACGTACTTCCACTACGTTCCAGCCCACGTGAAGTACCTCATCGAGAGGAGCGAGTTCCTGACGGCTTACACCCCGTACCAGCCGGAGGTAAGCCAGGGCATGCTCCAGGCTCTCTTCGAGTACCAGAGCCTCATCGCGGAACTCGTTGGCCTCCCGATAGTCAACGCCTCGATGTACGACTGGGGAACGGCCATGGCCGAGGCGGCCCTGATGAGCGCTAGGGTCAAGAAGAGGAGCAAGTTCGTAGTCCCGAAGGCCCTCAGTCCAGAGAAGAAAAAGGTTCTGCACACCTACACTGCAGGCCCGGGGGTCGGGATAGAGTACGTCGACTGGAATGAAAACGGCCAGATGAACATCGAGAAGCTTAAGGAAGCGGTTGACGGCGCCGCAGGGGTATACGTGGAGATTCCAAACTTCTTTGGGGTGCTTGAGGAAGAAATCGCCGCCATCGGAGAGATAGCCCATGATGCGGGAGCGCTCTTCGTGGTCGGCGTTGACCCAACGATCCTCGGCGTGGTGGAGGCGCCCGGAGAACTTGGAGCCGACGTTGTCGTCGGTGAGGCCGCATACTTCGGAAACCCGATGAACTTCGGCGGCCCGAGGGCGGGAATATTCGCGGTTAGGAACGATAAGAAGCTCATACGTCAGATGCCTGGAAGGGTCATCGGAATGAGCAAAGACGCCGATGGGAAGAGGGCCTTCGTCATGACCCTCCAGACCAGGGAGCAGCACATAAGGCGCGCCAAGGCGACCTCGAACATCTGTTCAAACGAGGCCCTGGTGGCGGTCGCCGCGGCGATATACCTCGCGACCCTCGGACCGAAGGGTCTCAGGGAACTCGGAGAGGTCATCCTCAAGAACACCGCCTACCTCAGGAAGAGGCTTTCAGAGGTCGCCGAGATTCCCTTCGAGGGAGTCAGCTTCAAGGACGTCCTTGTGAGGTTCAGCCGGCCCTACGGGGAGATACACGAGGCCCTTCTTGAGAGGAACATCCACGGTGGCTACTACGTAGGGGAGCACTTCCCGGAGCTGGGAGAGAGCGCCCTCTTCGCGGCCACCGAGACGACGAGAAAGGAATGGGTCGATGCACTCATCGAGGCCTTGAAGGAGGTGGCCTGAATGTTCCGCCAGGCTAAGTGGGATGAACCGCTCATCTTTGAACTCTCCCGCGAGGGGAGGATTGGCTACACAATGCCGAAGCCGATTGAGGACGTCAGCGTTGAGGTTCCCGAGAAGCTGAAGAGAAAGAGCCCCCTCAACCTCCCCCAGCTGAGCGAGCCGGAGGTGGTTAAGCACTACACCCGCTTAAGCGAGATGAACTACGGCGTTGACTCGGGCATATATCCGCTCGGCTCGTGCACCATGAAGTACAACCCCAAGATAAACGAGGAGATTGCCGGTCACCCCGGGGTCGCCTACGTCCACCCGTATCAGGACGAGAGAACCGTCCAGGGCGCGCTTAGGATAATGTGGGAGCTGGAGCAGTGGTTGAAAGAGATAACCGGCATGGACCGCTTCACCCTTCAGCCCGCCGCTGGAGCCAACGGAGAGTTCACGGGAGTTATGATAATCCGCGCCTACCACCTCGACAGGGGAGAGGCCCAGAGAACTGAGATGCTCGTACCGGACTCGGCCCACGGAACGAATCCGGCGAGCGCTGCTATGGCGGGCTTCAGGGTCATAGAGATACCTTCCAACGAGAACGGAACAGTTGACCTTGAGGCTCTTGAGAACGCCGTGAGCGAGAGAACCGCCGGCTTGATGCTCACGAACCCCAACACCCTCGGTATCTTCGAGGACGAAATACTTGAGATAGCGAAGATAGTCCACAAGGCGGGCGGGCTTCTCTACTACGACGGCGCCAACTTAAACGCCGTCCTTGGCAAGGTTAGGCCCGGAGATATGGGCTTTGACGTCGTGCACCTCAACCTTCACAAGACGTTCTCGACCCCGCACGGCGGCGGCGGTCCCGGCAGCGGGCCGGTCGGAGTTAAGGACTTCCTCCAGGACTATCTGCCCGTCCCTCTGGTGGGCTACGACGAGGAGCGCGGTTACTACCTCGACTACAACGTGCCAAAGAGCATAGGCAAGGTCAAAGAACTCTACGGCAACTTTGCGGTGATGGTGAGGGCTCTGGTTTACCTCAAGGTCATGGGCAGGGAGGGCCTCAGGGAGGCCAGCGAGGTGGCGGTTCTCAACGCCAACTACCTCACCCAGAAGCTGAAGGGCACGCGCGGCTACGAGTTGCCCCACAAGGAGCTCAGGAAGCATGAGGTTGTGTTCAGCGCCGAGCCAATGAAGAGGGAGACGGGAGTTAAGGCCCTTGATGTGGCAAAGAGGCTCCTTGACTTCGGTCTGCACGCGCCGACCATCTACTTCCCGCTGATAGTCCACGAGGCACTCATGATAGAGCCCACCGAGACCGTCAGCAGGGAGGAACTCGATGCGTACGTCGAGGCACTCAAGAGGATAAGCGAAGAGGCCTACAGCAACCCGGAGGTCGTCAAGAGTGCACCGCACAACGCCGCCGTGAGGAGGGTGGACGACGTTCTAGCCGCCAAGAGGCCGATAATCACCTGGCGCATGTACAGGGAGCTGAAGGAGAAGGGAGAGGTTGATATCTAAAGGACGCGGCTTTATTCCCTTTTCAGCATTTCTTTTCTGCCATTTTTGTCCCTTACTTCCCACATATGCACCGAAAAGTTAATAAAGACTCGCCCGAATCAATATGTAACAGAAAAGTTGCATATGGGTGGTGAAAATGGACGAAGTTGTGGGGAAGTACAAAACCGTTCATTATGAGGACGTTGTTGAGGAATATGAAGTGCCCGTGAGGGGATTCCTCTTCAAGGACGGCCGGCTTGAGGGGGTGTACGTAAAAGGGGGCATCCTTCCGGTCACGGAAGAGCTTCCCAGGGACGTTCATGAGGACATACTCCGTGGAAGGAGCGGCAAAAGGCTACTCGTGAGGGAAGTGAGGTACGCGGGGGCGGAGGTCCTTGAGGTCTGCATCCATGATGGCTACAGAACGTGGCCCGTTCACGTGGCCAGGCTTCCGGAGGAAAGCTGAACGAAAAGAGCACTTCTAAGAACCATTATTCACAAATACACACCATCCACAAACGAAGTTTGTCCGTCAAACGGCGTTTTTCAGAAGGTCATGGTGGGCCCGGGGGGCTTTGAACCCCCGACCACGCGGTTATGAGCCGCGCGCTCTGACCAGGCTGAGCTACGGGCCCACGGGATGGCGCCGCCGCCCGGACTCGAACCGGGGACCGCCGGATTAACAGTCCGGCGCTCTACCGACTAAGCTACGGCGGCACAACCCAATGTATGGGATACAGGGGGGATTTATAAAACTTACGGTGGGTGGTCAGGCTGAAGAGAAAACTTTATATTCCACGCTAGCTCTCTTAAAACCGTGCCCCGGTAGCCTAGCCTGGCGGGGCGGCGGACTTGTAATCCGCCGGTCGCGGGTTCAAATCCCGCCCGGGGCTCCACTCTAACAAACTTTTGCATGGCAAAAGTTTGATCAAAGGATTGTGATTCCTTTTGAAAACCGTGTTCTGTACGTGGATTTCTTTGAGAACCACTTTTTGGGCAGAAAGGGATTCATCCCAAAGAGGTGTTTTCAGAAGTCTTCGCGAAGTTTGACATTTTTCCAAGCCTCGCCCTTCAGGGCGGGGTACTGTGTTCTGTAAATTACCCATCAATCAGGAAAGCAACAGTCTTTTAAACCTTAAAAACCATAACAGAACTTGAAATGAAGAGAGCGGTGACAGTAAAACTCCAACCCTCGAAGGAGCAGGAGAAAATCCTTTTCGAGCTGGCATATGGAACTGCAATAGTATGGAACAAAATCAACTACGAACGCCTGAAACAGTTCAGGGAATATGGAAAGATAGATTTCGGGACGACGGAAAAGGAAGTTTACTATGCATTCAAAGACTGGGTCGGTGGTTCAACAGTCCAGCAGTTGGCAAGAAAGAACGCCGAGGCCTGGCGATCGTTCTTCTCCCTCAGCAAGAAGAAAAAGAGTGGCGAACTACCGGAGTGGTTCGAGAAGCCTTCTCCACCAGGTTTCGTCAGAAAGAGAAACGGAAGAAAGCTCTTCGCAATCCCCCTGAGAAACGACCAGTACAAGATCAGAGGAAACGTTATCGAATTGCGGAGGCTCGGCAAATTTGGGAAACTCGAAATCCAGTTCAAGGGGAGAATACACCTGAGGGGAAAGCAGGGACGTCTTGAGATAATTTACGACGACGTGAAGCGGAAATGGTACGCCCACTTGAGCCTCACAGTAGGGGAGAAACTTGAGTATGATGGTTGGGTCGAGCTCCCGAGACGACCTAAAGGGAACTACTCCGCTGGGATCGACCTCGGGATCAACAACCTGATGGCTGTCTACGTTGAA contains:
- a CDS encoding IS607 family transposase → MRLYRTGKASQLLGISKPTLIRKIKSGEIKAYRVGKEYRVPESEIKRILEGKIPDKVVIYARVSSRDQKEDLERQVEYLKNYSSSRGYQVAKILTDISSGLNENRRGLKQLFKLVESGEVTKVIITYRDRLTRFGFKYLEQYFNSHGVEIEVIFDDEEKTPEKELVEDLLAIITSFAGKLYGARSRKKKRLVEAVKNALRDN
- a CDS encoding glycerophosphodiester phosphodiesterase family protein, which produces MWERDKVIILGHRGYMSAYPENSLLAFRKAVEAGADGIELDVWLTRDGRVVVMHDESIDRTSNMSGNQKNMTLEELKKADIGGGERIPTLEEVFDALPEDALINIELKDVDAAGEVAKIVARNGPERVMVSSFIVDALREYRKHDKRVVMGLLIDREEVVPLIPQLKAELNLWSINVPVEAIPLIGFEKTVQALSWARSLCLRVALWTENDVLFYRDDNLAKLRGLFDVVIANDVERMMEYLKTLGLR
- a CDS encoding PrsW family glutamic-type intramembrane protease; amino-acid sequence: MDFLSAIVFFAYAPALVVLWYFYHADRYEPEPRRYVIGTFLLGATVSVGIAYIIESVLTLGGAVAPVLPTTAFYVAMVAGIVEEPAKALAIRWPFRAGQMDGIMDGLVYGVAAGLGFAATENFLYGLGYGVSVTIVRAFLTPLAHGAWSAVIGVGYGMKAEGKVDSVTPYFLLAMLLHFVWDYYAFLSREVPAYNIILILLILVNLAILRYFLIMGQAEDVGRLWYYWFKRRDEM
- a CDS encoding metallophosphoesterase, giving the protein MRPTPLPEKALKLGRALIIADLHLGYEVSMAREGFYLPRVFTEVVGRLKSLLERERPKTLVVDGDLKHSFVPEWREREELRAFVEEVGPLVDELILVRGNHDVGTLWLRELGVEVVDELELGHWKLVHGHKLVDGERFIIGHEHPAIRLRDEVGALLKVPVFLMGEELIVLPAFSPWAYGNDVLREIVSPFLRTCDLSGARTLVPLDDELLDFGRLADLIRVLGSL
- a CDS encoding HAD family hydrolase; translated protein: MIIAFDFDGTLADTYSCIEEAFRRALERRYRWLPFKGFWAKALTKLENYFERPTFGSHKKTSKPPFFLRTKFFETWFEERAKLSRPLDDAPELLKKLKEEGHTVISFSAEDFIDGMKVRRLKEMGIYDLFDDVIVFGREMTIEEAFRRVREKYGDEIFVWVDDKPWRFIGHGDENTEYVWYYFPFSARFVEKNRERLALIPHLHVIRDLWSIFDVIENVKSRRLGNSY
- the gcvPA gene encoding aminomethyl-transferring glycine dehydrogenase subunit GcvPA, with translation MGRHYLPNAAHKEELAREIGFSSVEDLFSDVPKGMVKEFNLPEGKSEYEVFLELNEVLSKNRTVLEMPSFLGAGTYFHYVPAHVKYLIERSEFLTAYTPYQPEVSQGMLQALFEYQSLIAELVGLPIVNASMYDWGTAMAEAALMSARVKKRSKFVVPKALSPEKKKVLHTYTAGPGVGIEYVDWNENGQMNIEKLKEAVDGAAGVYVEIPNFFGVLEEEIAAIGEIAHDAGALFVVGVDPTILGVVEAPGELGADVVVGEAAYFGNPMNFGGPRAGIFAVRNDKKLIRQMPGRVIGMSKDADGKRAFVMTLQTREQHIRRAKATSNICSNEALVAVAAAIYLATLGPKGLRELGEVILKNTAYLRKRLSEVAEIPFEGVSFKDVLVRFSRPYGEIHEALLERNIHGGYYVGEHFPELGESALFAATETTRKEWVDALIEALKEVA
- the gcvPB gene encoding aminomethyl-transferring glycine dehydrogenase subunit GcvPB — encoded protein: MFRQAKWDEPLIFELSREGRIGYTMPKPIEDVSVEVPEKLKRKSPLNLPQLSEPEVVKHYTRLSEMNYGVDSGIYPLGSCTMKYNPKINEEIAGHPGVAYVHPYQDERTVQGALRIMWELEQWLKEITGMDRFTLQPAAGANGEFTGVMIIRAYHLDRGEAQRTEMLVPDSAHGTNPASAAMAGFRVIEIPSNENGTVDLEALENAVSERTAGLMLTNPNTLGIFEDEILEIAKIVHKAGGLLYYDGANLNAVLGKVRPGDMGFDVVHLNLHKTFSTPHGGGGPGSGPVGVKDFLQDYLPVPLVGYDEERGYYLDYNVPKSIGKVKELYGNFAVMVRALVYLKVMGREGLREASEVAVLNANYLTQKLKGTRGYELPHKELRKHEVVFSAEPMKRETGVKALDVAKRLLDFGLHAPTIYFPLIVHEALMIEPTETVSREELDAYVEALKRISEEAYSNPEVVKSAPHNAAVRRVDDVLAAKRPIITWRMYRELKEKGEVDI